The following proteins are co-located in the Salvelinus sp. IW2-2015 unplaced genomic scaffold, ASM291031v2 Un_scaffold2594, whole genome shotgun sequence genome:
- the mettl25 gene encoding LOW QUALITY PROTEIN: probable methyltransferase-like protein 25 (The sequence of the model RefSeq protein was modified relative to this genomic sequence to represent the inferred CDS: inserted 6 bases in 5 codons; substituted 2 bases at 2 genomic stop codons): MASSMNSLERFRXKIDAFKLFLSVSLSIANAHTVDFYTCDVWDQFMAVPPVEVLTEXTLNGDHKRAPEHYLNHGNGTVTKKITFGFCDDSKRLVDVAEFLEAAYAHSLPGLGVCVGRTELLQSSDTLTTLNPWSXDSLTHVCPLTVPGAVVESDEFMXSKKSHEVQAMSEVVASLGQRCRVKQVIDVGSGKGYLCSFLSLRYGLQVYGIDSSSVNTHGAQERNRKLKKYSRAYQRHSKANRTPTVVPPSGQEDLEDIAPGERESEDMVKMSGAAEKEEGKGGRDGEAQTNTTGLTDRNEEDTMTSLTSAILLEDNSLPELDQSDPASAPEEPFLSALCVGMVEPTSPRVPPSELSLEERERRKRENLERKARSWVNSGGMGSGMLYSPLTSYVTAETELKEIIGELELQPPEALPDVVHERGGLGVDVPHTLLAANDTTEKVIAAANAADGKELPFGHKHAQGAGRQVSTRVQTNHDRILGVSSSSVCGFPLSGYLREQSWFCGRNARMSACLALERVAKGQGXVLYTYQMESLFYRXVLHVILRDHYSSFKSEKRVGNVYSKATSFVDYVWRSLRRLELDGSKLSDGVIQGYHDTYRPRMVXMEAFNYLKVTLAPCIEGLILLDRLCYLKEQEDVAFSTRCSSLIHCVDALVTDLSE; encoded by the exons ATGGCATCTTCCATGAATTCTCTGGAACGATTCAG AAAAATAGATGCGTTTaaactcttcctctctgtttcactGAGCATCGCCAATGCCCACACTGTGGATTTCTACACTTGCGATGTATGGGACCAGTTCATGGCGGTGCCACCCGTGGAGGTCTTGACAG TCACTTTGAATGGTGACCACAAGAGGGCGCCAGAACATTACTTAAATCATGGCAATGGTACGGTAA CCAAGAAGATCACCTTTGGTTTCTGTGATGATAGTAAGCGCCTGGTGGATGTGGCTGAGTTCTTGGAGGCTGCCTATGCCCACTCCCTGCCTGGCCTCGGGGTCTGTGTGGGCCGCACAGAGCTACTGCAATCCTCAGACACACTGACAACGCTCAACCCCTGGAGCTAG GATTCACTGACACATGTGTGTCCATTGACAGTTCCAGGTGCTGTGGTGGAGAGTGATGAGTTTA ACTCCAAGAAGTCCCACGAGGTGCAGGCCATGTCAGAGGTGGTGGCCAGCCTAGGCCAGCGCTGCCGGGTCAAACAG GTGATTGATGTGGGCTCGGGGAAAGGTTACCTTTGCTCCTTCCTGTCGCTGCGCTATGGCCTCCAGGTGTACGGCATCGACTCATCCAGCGTCAACACGCACGGCGCCCAGGAGAGGAACAGGAAGCTCAAGAAGTACTCCCGGGCCTACCAGAGGCACAGCAAAGCCAATAGGACTCCGACAGTGGTGCCCCCTTCAGGCCAGGAGGACTTGGAGGATATTGCAcccggtgagagagagagcgaggatatGGTTAAGATGAGTGGGGctgcagagaaggaggaggggaagggggggagagacggggaggcaCAGACCAACACAACAGGGTTAACAGATCGGAATGAGGAAGATACAATGACATCACTTACCTCCGCCATTTTGTTAGAGGACAATTCCCTTCCAGAGTTGGACCAAAGTGACCCAGCCTCAGCTCCAGAGGAACCCTTTCTCAGTGCCCTGTGTGTGGGCATGGTGGAGCCCACCTCCCCCCGGGTTCCCCCCAGTGAGTtgagtctggaggagagggagaggaggaagagggagaaccTGGAGAGGAAGGCCAGGAGCTGGGTTAACAGTGGTGGCATGGGCAGCGGCATGCTGTACTCACCCCTGACCTCCTACGTTACCGCGGAGACGGAGCTCAAAGAGATTATTGGGGAGTTAGAG CTCCAGCCTCCGGAGGCTCTTCCAGACGTAGTCCACGAACGAGGTGGCCTTGGAGTAGACGTTCCCCACACGCTTCTCGCTGCCAACGACACAAC AGAGAAGGTGATAGCAGCAGCCAACGCTGCAGACGGAAAGGAGCTCCCGTTTGGCCACAAACATGCGCAGGGTGCTGGGCGCCAGGTCTCCACACGTGTGCAGACCAACCATGACCGCATCCTGGG agTGTCAAGCAGCAGCGTGTGTGGTTTCCCCCTGAGTGGCTACCTGAGGGAGCAGTCCTGGTTCTGTGGCAGAAATGCCAGGATGTCGGCGTGTCTG GCTCTGGAGAGAGTTGCCAAGGGCCAAGGGTAAGTACTATATACAT ATCAGATGGAGTCACTCTTCTATA GTGTCCTCCATGTGATTCTAAGGGATCACTACAGCTCCTTTAAAAG CGAGAAGCGTGTGGGGAACGTCTACTCCAAGGCCACCTCGTTCGTGGACTACGTCTGGAGAAGCCTCCGGAGGCTGGAGCTGGACGGGTCAAAG CTGTCTGACGGTGTCATACAGGGTTACCACGACACATACCGACCCAGGATGG GGATGGAGGCCTTTAACTAT CTGAAGGTGACTTTGGCTCCCTGCATCGAGGGCCTGATTCTCCTGGACCGCCTCTGCTACCTGAAAGAACAGG AAGACGTGGCGTTCTCCACTCGGTGCAGCTCTTTGATCCACTGTGTCGACGCGCTTGTTACGGA TTTGTCGGAGTGA